A region of Plantactinospora sp. BC1 DNA encodes the following proteins:
- a CDS encoding anti-sigma regulatory factor gives MTSLSTPPTTGDDVVLLTVPADGGFLGVLRTATAGLAARLHFALDEIEDLRIAVDEACAMLLAVATRDAELDCRFAVTDDALTVEVSVPTARGARLPAESSFAWKVLTALTTSATATATGDRATITLLTRRAAEV, from the coding sequence GTGACTTCGCTGAGCACACCGCCGACGACCGGCGACGACGTCGTCCTACTCACCGTGCCCGCCGACGGTGGCTTCCTCGGCGTGCTGCGGACCGCGACCGCCGGCCTCGCCGCACGCCTGCACTTCGCCCTCGACGAGATCGAGGACCTGCGCATCGCCGTCGACGAGGCGTGCGCCATGCTGCTGGCCGTCGCGACCCGGGACGCGGAGTTGGACTGCCGCTTCGCGGTCACCGACGACGCGCTCACCGTCGAGGTCTCGGTGCCGACCGCCCGGGGGGCGCGGCTGCCGGCGGAGTCGTCGTTCGCCTGGAAGGTGCTGACGGCGCTGACCACCTCCGCCACGGCGACCGCGACCGGTGACCGGGCCACCATCACGCTGCTGACCCGACGGGCCGCCGAGGTCTGA
- a CDS encoding NADP-dependent malic enzyme produces MSSAAVDPSDPAFELHRGGKLAVASTVPLATREDLSLAYTPGVARVCEAIAADPALVDDYTWVSRTVAVVTDGSAVLGLGNIGPRAAMPVMEGKAVLFKQFGGVDAVPICLDTQDVDEIISVVTALAPSFGGINLEDISAPRCFEIERRLDEALPIPVFHDDQHGTAIVVLAALRNAATLLNRKLGDLRVVVSGAGAAGVAVTKMLAAGGVNPAEVVVCDSRGILHGDRPDLTASKTELAELTNAAGRVGGITEALRDADVLIGVSGGQIPEEAVARMAPGGAVFALANPTPEVHPEVAARYAAVVATGRSDYPNQINNVLAFPGIFRGALAARATRITESMKVAAADAIAAVAVEAAWSDGAQQSGTEAGQLRVDAIMPSPLDPRVAPAVADAVAEAARRDGVARA; encoded by the coding sequence ATGTCATCCGCCGCCGTGGACCCGTCCGATCCCGCCTTCGAGCTGCATCGGGGTGGCAAGCTGGCGGTCGCCTCGACCGTGCCGCTGGCCACGCGGGAGGACCTCTCCCTCGCGTACACCCCGGGGGTGGCCCGGGTCTGTGAGGCGATCGCGGCCGATCCGGCCCTCGTCGACGACTACACCTGGGTCTCGCGCACCGTCGCGGTGGTCACCGACGGCTCGGCCGTGCTGGGGCTGGGCAACATCGGCCCGCGCGCGGCGATGCCGGTGATGGAGGGCAAGGCGGTGCTCTTCAAGCAGTTCGGCGGGGTGGACGCCGTGCCGATCTGTCTGGACACCCAGGACGTCGACGAGATCATCTCGGTGGTGACCGCGCTGGCGCCGTCGTTCGGCGGCATCAACCTGGAGGACATCAGCGCGCCCCGCTGCTTCGAGATCGAGCGCCGGCTCGACGAGGCGCTGCCGATCCCGGTCTTCCACGACGACCAGCACGGCACCGCCATCGTGGTGCTCGCCGCGCTGCGCAACGCCGCGACGCTGCTCAACCGCAAGCTCGGCGACCTGCGGGTGGTGGTCAGCGGCGCCGGTGCGGCCGGTGTCGCGGTGACCAAGATGCTGGCGGCCGGCGGGGTGAACCCGGCCGAGGTGGTGGTCTGCGACTCCCGGGGCATCCTGCACGGCGACCGGCCGGACCTGACCGCCTCGAAGACCGAGCTGGCCGAGCTGACCAACGCCGCCGGCCGGGTCGGCGGGATCACCGAGGCGCTGCGCGACGCCGACGTGCTGATCGGGGTCTCGGGTGGACAGATCCCCGAGGAGGCGGTGGCCCGGATGGCGCCCGGCGGCGCGGTCTTCGCCCTGGCCAACCCGACGCCCGAGGTGCATCCCGAGGTGGCCGCCCGGTACGCCGCCGTGGTGGCGACCGGCCGCAGCGACTACCCCAACCAGATCAACAACGTGCTCGCCTTCCCGGGCATCTTCCGGGGCGCGCTGGCGGCCCGGGCCACCCGGATCACCGAGAGCATGAAGGTGGCGGCGGCGGACGCGATCGCGGCGGTGGCGGTCGAGGCGGCCTGGTCGGACGGCGCGCAGCAGAGCGGTACCGAGGCCGGGCAGCTCCGGGTCGACGCCATCATGCCGTCGCCGCTCGACCCCCGGGTCGCCCCGGCGGTGGCCGACGCGGTGGCCGAGGCGGCCCGCCGCGACGGCGTGGCCCGCGCCTGA
- a CDS encoding MMPL family transporter, translated as MTTSTLLPPPDTGSDAGPAASRNRNLAARIAGWSARHRGIAVLGWLLFVVAATALSAVVGTVEARNSESGHGDSRRADEIIAAAGFPDRAAEMVLVESDDLVAEDPAFRAAVTDTVAAVERTGQVLDVRSDAVSGDRHAVLVTFALTGPAEGAADRVGPVRDAVAAVQRDHPELYVAQTGGASIGEAIGRTLDADMHRLSMLSIPVTLGILIVAFGALLAAVLPMGLALTAFLGSLGLLAAASRLAPAVDTTMHLMLLMGLAVGVDYCLFYLRREREERARGATAERALEIAAATSGRSVLISALTVIIAMSGMFLTQDTTFISLATGTILVVATAAVGALTVLPAVLSKLGDRIDLGRVPGLYRRRSSGRFWRTTMNLVLRRPGISAALAAVALLTLAVPLLGMRTAEEDVTALKNPAPALSAFLRVKAAFPGGAEPAVVAIRADDVTTPALTAAIDDLKSRALATGQLHEPVTVEVNPDRTVAVVKVGLSGSGVDAASEQAVRTLREQVVPRTVQGVDGAEVLVTGLAADSVDFNAALGRSVPLVFGFVLGLAFLLMLVSFRSLVVAVTAIVLNLLSVAAAYGLLVVVFQHGWGEALLGFESVGSITNWVPLFLFVILFGLSMDYHVFVLSRIREGHDRGWPNKLAISRGIRGTAGVITSAAVVMVAVFALFTTGTVVSMKELGFGLAIAVLIDATIVRAVLLPSVMVLLGERNWYLPRWLGWLPRLAPDEVPSGGLPQGVPTGAGASVR; from the coding sequence ATGACCACGTCGACGCTTCTGCCGCCGCCGGACACCGGCTCCGACGCCGGCCCCGCGGCCTCCCGCAACCGCAACCTGGCCGCGAGAATCGCCGGCTGGAGCGCCCGGCACCGGGGCATCGCCGTCCTCGGTTGGCTACTCTTCGTCGTCGCGGCGACCGCGCTCAGCGCCGTCGTCGGCACGGTCGAGGCCAGGAACAGCGAGTCCGGGCACGGCGACTCCCGCCGGGCGGACGAGATCATCGCCGCCGCCGGCTTCCCCGACCGGGCCGCCGAGATGGTACTGGTCGAGAGCGACGACCTGGTCGCGGAGGATCCCGCCTTCCGGGCGGCCGTCACCGACACGGTGGCGGCCGTCGAGCGTACCGGCCAGGTGCTGGACGTCCGGTCCGACGCGGTTTCCGGCGACCGGCACGCCGTACTCGTCACCTTCGCCCTGACCGGGCCGGCCGAGGGCGCCGCCGACCGGGTCGGACCGGTACGCGACGCGGTCGCCGCCGTGCAACGCGACCATCCCGAGCTGTACGTGGCGCAGACCGGCGGAGCCAGCATCGGCGAGGCGATCGGCAGGACCCTGGACGCGGACATGCACCGGCTGTCGATGCTCTCCATCCCGGTGACGCTGGGCATCCTGATCGTGGCGTTCGGGGCACTGCTCGCCGCCGTACTGCCGATGGGGCTGGCCCTGACCGCGTTCCTGGGCTCGCTCGGGCTGCTCGCCGCGGCCAGCCGGCTCGCTCCGGCGGTCGACACCACCATGCACCTGATGCTGCTGATGGGGCTCGCGGTCGGGGTGGACTACTGCCTGTTCTACCTGCGCCGGGAGCGGGAGGAGCGGGCCCGGGGCGCCACTGCCGAACGGGCGCTGGAGATCGCCGCCGCCACCTCCGGCCGGTCGGTGCTGATCTCGGCGCTGACCGTGATCATCGCGATGTCCGGGATGTTCCTGACCCAGGACACCACCTTCATCAGCCTGGCCACCGGCACGATCCTGGTGGTCGCCACCGCCGCCGTCGGGGCGCTCACCGTGTTGCCGGCGGTGCTGAGCAAGCTCGGCGACCGGATCGACCTGGGCCGGGTGCCGGGGCTCTACCGCCGCCGGTCGAGCGGCCGGTTCTGGCGCACCACGATGAACCTGGTGCTGCGCCGGCCCGGCATCTCCGCCGCGCTGGCCGCCGTCGCCCTGCTGACCCTGGCCGTGCCGCTGCTCGGGATGCGGACCGCCGAGGAGGACGTCACCGCGCTGAAGAACCCGGCCCCGGCGCTGAGCGCCTTCCTGCGGGTCAAGGCCGCCTTCCCCGGCGGGGCCGAGCCGGCGGTCGTGGCGATCCGGGCGGACGACGTGACCACGCCGGCCCTGACCGCCGCGATCGACGACCTGAAGAGCCGGGCGCTGGCCACCGGCCAACTGCACGAGCCGGTCACCGTCGAGGTCAACCCGGACCGGACCGTCGCGGTGGTCAAGGTGGGACTCTCCGGCTCCGGCGTCGACGCCGCCTCCGAGCAGGCGGTACGCACCCTGCGCGAACAGGTCGTCCCACGCACCGTGCAAGGGGTGGACGGTGCCGAGGTACTCGTGACCGGGCTGGCCGCCGACTCGGTCGACTTCAACGCGGCGCTGGGCCGCAGCGTGCCGCTGGTCTTCGGTTTCGTGCTGGGGCTGGCGTTCCTGCTGATGCTGGTGTCGTTCCGGTCGCTGGTGGTGGCGGTGACCGCGATCGTGCTCAACCTGCTCTCGGTGGCCGCCGCGTACGGGCTGCTGGTGGTGGTCTTCCAGCACGGCTGGGGCGAGGCGCTGCTCGGCTTCGAGTCGGTCGGCTCGATCACCAACTGGGTACCGCTGTTCCTCTTCGTGATCCTGTTCGGGTTGTCGATGGACTACCACGTCTTCGTACTCAGCCGGATCCGCGAGGGGCACGACCGGGGCTGGCCGAACAAGCTGGCGATCTCCCGGGGCATCCGGGGTACCGCCGGGGTGATCACCAGCGCCGCCGTGGTGATGGTCGCGGTCTTCGCCCTCTTCACCACCGGCACGGTGGTGTCGATGAAGGAACTCGGCTTCGGGCTGGCGATCGCGGTGCTGATCGACGCGACCATCGTCCGGGCGGTACTGCTGCCCTCGGTGATGGTGCTGCTCGGGGAGCGGAACTGGTATCTGCCCCGGTGGCTGGGCTGGCTGCCCCGGCTCGCGCCCGACGAGGTGCCGTCGGGCGGGCTGCCGCAGGGCGTGCCCACCGGGGCCGGGGCGTCGGTGCGCTGA
- the sodN gene encoding superoxide dismutase, Ni, translating into MRLPRILTPQTVAYAHCDLPCGVYDPAQARIEAESIKAIDEKYAANTDPEFRTRALIIKEQRSELVKHHLWVLWTDYFKPPHFEKYPQLHQLFNEATKLAGGGGGTKATTDASKADELLQKIDEIAKIFWETKQA; encoded by the coding sequence ATGCGACTTCCACGCATCCTTACACCACAAACTGTCGCGTACGCCCACTGCGACCTGCCCTGCGGCGTATACGACCCGGCGCAGGCCCGGATCGAGGCCGAGTCGATCAAGGCGATCGACGAGAAGTACGCGGCGAACACCGACCCCGAGTTCCGCACCCGGGCGCTGATCATCAAGGAGCAGCGCTCCGAGCTGGTCAAGCACCACCTCTGGGTGCTCTGGACCGACTACTTCAAGCCCCCGCACTTCGAGAAGTACCCGCAGCTGCACCAGCTGTTCAACGAGGCCACCAAGCTCGCCGGTGGCGGCGGGGGCACCAAGGCCACGACCGACGCGTCAAAGGCCGACGAGCTGCTCCAGAAGATCGACGAGATCGCGAAGATCTTCTGGGAGACCAAGCAGGCGTAA
- a CDS encoding WhiB family transcriptional regulator, translating to MDWRHHAACRDEDPELFFPIGTSGPAVLQVEQAKAVCRRCSVTDECLKWALESGQDAGVWGGMSEEERRAVKRRGGLRVLRAHSA from the coding sequence ATGGACTGGCGCCACCATGCTGCCTGCCGCGACGAAGACCCGGAGCTGTTCTTTCCGATCGGAACGTCCGGCCCGGCCGTCCTGCAGGTCGAGCAGGCCAAGGCCGTCTGCCGGCGTTGCTCCGTGACCGACGAGTGCCTGAAGTGGGCGCTCGAATCCGGTCAGGACGCCGGAGTCTGGGGCGGAATGAGCGAGGAAGAACGGCGCGCCGTCAAGCGCCGTGGCGGCCTTCGGGTCCTGCGCGCTCACTCCGCCTGA
- a CDS encoding diacylglycerol kinase family protein: protein MRAILVVNPKATTTTGRGRDVLVRALRSEVDLTVEYTRRRGHAVTLAREAARQGVDLVVTLGGDGTVNEVVNGLMTAGPSGTADDRPPAGRLPALAAVPGGSTNVFARALGLPREWPEATSMILEALRVGRVRTIGLGLADDRYFTFCAGLGMDAAVIHRVERARRRGRVSTPSLYLRSIVSQYLVGAERRHPTIRLERPGEITEGDLATVVIQNTAPWTYIGDREVNPNPDASFDLGLDILALRRLRVPSTTRMVTQSLSRRPDPRGRQILRLHDLEEFTLVAEQSQAFQLDGDYLGERNKVRFTSVPAALRVIC from the coding sequence ATGCGGGCCATCCTGGTGGTCAATCCCAAGGCCACCACCACGACGGGCCGGGGCCGCGACGTTCTCGTCCGCGCGCTCCGCAGCGAGGTGGACCTCACCGTCGAGTACACGAGGCGGCGCGGCCACGCGGTCACGCTGGCCAGGGAGGCCGCCCGGCAGGGTGTCGACCTGGTGGTGACGCTCGGCGGTGACGGCACCGTCAACGAGGTGGTCAACGGCCTGATGACCGCCGGACCCTCGGGTACCGCCGACGACCGGCCACCGGCCGGGCGACTGCCCGCGCTCGCGGCCGTACCGGGTGGTTCGACCAACGTCTTCGCCCGGGCGCTGGGACTGCCCCGGGAGTGGCCGGAGGCGACCAGCATGATCCTGGAGGCGCTGCGGGTGGGGCGGGTCCGCACCATCGGGCTCGGCCTCGCGGACGACCGGTACTTCACCTTCTGCGCCGGCCTGGGCATGGACGCGGCGGTGATCCACCGGGTGGAGCGGGCCCGTCGGCGGGGTCGGGTCTCCACCCCGAGCCTGTACCTGCGCTCGATCGTCAGCCAGTACCTGGTCGGTGCGGAGCGGCGGCACCCGACGATCCGGCTGGAGCGGCCCGGTGAGATCACCGAGGGTGACCTCGCGACGGTGGTCATCCAGAACACCGCTCCGTGGACGTACATCGGGGACCGCGAGGTCAATCCGAACCCGGACGCCTCGTTCGACCTGGGCCTGGACATCCTGGCGCTGCGTCGACTGCGGGTACCGAGCACCACACGGATGGTGACGCAGAGCCTGTCACGACGGCCGGATCCGCGTGGCCGGCAGATTCTGCGGCTGCACGACCTGGAGGAGTTCACCCTGGTCGCGGAGCAGTCCCAGGCGTTCCAACTGGACGGCGACTACCTCGGCGAGCGAAACAAAGTCCGATTCACGTCCGTCCCGGCCGCACTGCGAGTAATCTGCTGA
- a CDS encoding phosphoadenylyl-sulfate reductase yields the protein MSPVVAANLGLVRLGPQVPASPSRRDPAQLRALAEEANRELDGAPAQEIVRWAAGEFGDRFCVTSSMADAVLAHVVSRVVPGVDVVFLDTGLHFPETLRVRDTVARTMPVNVRSIRPRQTVGQQDGEYGPRLFSRAPDECCALRKVEPLERALADYDAWAAGLRRDESPTRANTPVVGFDPRRGKVKVNPIAAWSQADVDAYISRWNVPVNELFRQGYTSIGCWPCTRRTKAGEDPRAGRWAMFEKTECGLHV from the coding sequence ATGAGCCCGGTTGTCGCGGCCAACCTCGGGTTGGTCAGGCTCGGTCCGCAGGTGCCGGCCAGCCCGTCCCGGCGGGATCCGGCGCAGTTGCGGGCGCTGGCCGAGGAGGCGAACCGCGAGCTGGACGGGGCACCGGCCCAGGAGATCGTCCGCTGGGCGGCCGGCGAGTTCGGGGACCGGTTCTGCGTCACCAGCTCGATGGCCGACGCCGTACTCGCGCACGTGGTCTCCCGGGTGGTGCCCGGGGTGGACGTGGTCTTCCTGGACACCGGCCTGCACTTCCCGGAGACGCTGCGGGTACGCGACACCGTGGCCCGCACCATGCCGGTCAACGTACGCTCCATCCGGCCCCGGCAGACGGTCGGCCAGCAGGACGGCGAGTACGGTCCCCGGCTCTTCTCCCGGGCGCCCGACGAGTGCTGCGCGCTGCGCAAGGTGGAGCCGCTGGAGCGGGCCCTGGCCGACTACGACGCCTGGGCCGCCGGGCTGCGCCGGGACGAGTCGCCGACCCGGGCCAACACCCCGGTGGTCGGCTTCGACCCGCGGCGCGGCAAGGTCAAGGTGAACCCGATCGCCGCCTGGTCGCAGGCTGACGTCGACGCCTACATCTCCCGGTGGAACGTGCCGGTGAACGAGCTGTTCCGGCAGGGCTACACCTCGATCGGCTGCTGGCCCTGCACCCGGCGCACCAAGGCCGGTGAGGACCCCCGGGCCGGCCGCTGGGCCATGTTCGAGAAGACCGAGTGCGGCCTGCACGTGTGA
- a CDS encoding sirohydrochlorin chelatase, whose translation MAGPEPAPVVLVAHGSGDPRAARVTEALARAVAAARPGLSVRASYLDHGPPRPGAVLADLEAAGHRRAVLVPLLLTAAYHGRVDIPRTVEAAREAGLRIPVRTTEVLGPTAQGVDPRLLSGLLRRLTEALDPVPEDGAAGAAGRQPGGGDALPGRSGDLDDPLARRLGGVDGVVLAAAGTRDAAARETVEQVAEALGLETSLPTRVGYASAAPPTAGTAVSALREAGARRVAVATYFLAPGRLCDTALESAREAGAVALSAPLGDAPELVQLVLGRVDAAPTGDGR comes from the coding sequence GTGGCCGGCCCGGAGCCGGCCCCGGTCGTGCTGGTGGCGCACGGCAGTGGTGATCCCCGGGCGGCCCGGGTGACCGAGGCGCTGGCCCGGGCGGTGGCGGCGGCCCGGCCCGGGCTGTCGGTCCGGGCCAGCTATCTCGACCACGGCCCGCCCCGGCCCGGTGCGGTACTCGCCGATTTGGAGGCGGCCGGTCACCGGCGGGCCGTACTCGTGCCGCTGCTGCTCACGGCTGCGTACCACGGGCGGGTCGACATTCCCCGTACCGTCGAGGCGGCCCGGGAGGCGGGGCTGCGGATTCCGGTACGTACCACCGAGGTGCTCGGCCCGACGGCGCAGGGGGTCGACCCACGGCTCCTGTCCGGGCTGCTGCGCCGGCTGACCGAGGCGCTCGACCCGGTGCCCGAGGATGGCGCCGCTGGCGCGGCCGGTCGCCAACCCGGTGGAGGCGATGCCCTGCCGGGCCGGTCCGGCGACCTCGACGACCCGCTCGCGCGCCGGCTCGGCGGTGTCGACGGCGTGGTGTTGGCCGCCGCCGGTACCCGGGACGCCGCCGCCCGGGAGACCGTCGAGCAGGTGGCCGAGGCGCTCGGCCTCGAAACGAGCCTGCCGACCCGGGTCGGATACGCCTCGGCGGCCCCGCCGACGGCCGGTACGGCGGTCAGCGCGCTGCGGGAGGCGGGTGCCCGGCGGGTGGCGGTGGCGACGTACTTCCTGGCTCCGGGGCGGCTCTGCGACACGGCCCTGGAGTCGGCCCGGGAGGCCGGCGCGGTGGCCCTCTCCGCCCCGCTGGGCGACGCTCCGGAGCTGGTCCAGCTCGTGCTCGGACGGGTGGACGCGGCGCCGACCGGTGACGGACGGTAG
- a CDS encoding S24/S26 family peptidase has product MSTGPSTGPSAAGGRPGARVFAVLVVGPSMVPTLRHGDALLVRRGGRAVRAGDVVVGVFRARPDLLVVKRAVRPCYDGGWELHGDNPLVTDDSRVYGVADVLGRVVARYWPHPRWFRYRSV; this is encoded by the coding sequence GTGTCCACGGGCCCCTCCACCGGCCCGTCCGCGGCGGGTGGCCGACCCGGTGCGCGGGTCTTCGCCGTACTCGTGGTCGGGCCGTCGATGGTGCCGACGCTGCGGCACGGCGACGCGCTGCTGGTCCGGCGCGGCGGTCGGGCCGTCCGCGCCGGTGACGTGGTGGTCGGTGTCTTCCGTGCCCGGCCGGACCTGCTGGTGGTCAAGCGCGCGGTACGCCCCTGCTACGACGGCGGCTGGGAGCTGCACGGCGACAACCCGCTGGTGACCGACGACTCCCGGGTCTACGGCGTGGCCGACGTCCTCGGCCGGGTGGTGGCCCGCTACTGGCCCCACCCGAGGTGGTTCCGTTACCGGTCGGTATGA
- a CDS encoding chlorophyllase: protein MPRHPLRATLAVVATVTTALAVTLTGCSRSGRPVAEPSAPAASPTPGVTASAGPPPAGVAPSRRFAVGVRELGYRRGADRRLPVTVWYPAEGASGGSPDRNARVADGRFPVVLFSHGLTGRPSDYRTLLVRWAAAGFVVVAPTYPYTSRGATELQVLDVVNQPADASYVLTRVLALDGETGDPLRGHLAVDRVAAAGHSAGGVTTIGLFTAGRDDRLDAGIVLAGTALGVGTAFSGAAAPQLFVHGERDDVVSYRAGRAAYDRVPWPRAMLTLPDGDHVGALLGSDEPALDVVAGTTVEFLRWTLYGDARALRRLPAEATRGGLATLDNRL, encoded by the coding sequence ATGCCCCGACATCCCCTGCGTGCCACGCTCGCCGTCGTCGCGACCGTCACCACGGCGCTGGCGGTGACCCTGACCGGTTGCTCCCGGTCCGGCCGGCCGGTCGCCGAGCCGTCCGCCCCGGCGGCCTCCCCGACTCCGGGCGTCACCGCGTCCGCCGGTCCGCCCCCGGCCGGGGTGGCACCGAGCCGCCGGTTCGCGGTCGGCGTCCGGGAGTTGGGCTATCGGCGGGGCGCCGACCGCCGGCTGCCGGTCACCGTCTGGTATCCGGCCGAGGGGGCGTCGGGCGGCTCTCCGGACCGGAACGCCCGGGTCGCCGACGGACGCTTTCCGGTGGTGCTGTTCAGCCACGGCCTGACCGGTCGGCCGTCGGACTACCGGACGCTGCTGGTGCGCTGGGCGGCGGCGGGCTTCGTGGTGGTGGCGCCGACCTACCCGTACACGAGCCGGGGTGCCACCGAACTCCAGGTGCTCGACGTGGTCAACCAGCCGGCCGACGCGTCGTACGTGCTGACCCGGGTGCTGGCGCTGGACGGCGAGACCGGCGACCCGCTGCGCGGCCATCTCGCCGTCGACCGGGTGGCGGCGGCCGGGCACTCGGCGGGCGGGGTCACCACGATCGGGCTCTTCACGGCCGGACGGGACGATCGGCTCGACGCCGGCATCGTGCTCGCCGGTACCGCCCTCGGGGTCGGCACCGCGTTCAGCGGGGCGGCCGCACCGCAGCTCTTCGTGCACGGCGAGCGCGACGACGTGGTGTCGTACCGGGCCGGCCGGGCGGCGTACGACCGGGTCCCCTGGCCCAGGGCGATGCTGACGCTGCCGGACGGCGACCACGTCGGCGCGCTGCTCGGCAGCGACGAGCCGGCCCTCGACGTGGTCGCCGGCACGACCGTGGAGTTCCTCCGCTGGACCCTCTACGGCGACGCCCGGGCGCTGCGCCGGCTGCCGGCCGAGGCGACCCGGGGCGGGCTGGCCACCCTCGACAACCGGCTCTGA
- a CDS encoding zinc-binding dehydrogenase, producing MSIMRAAYASKFDADDPLAALVIGDRPEPAHPEPDWVTVQVRASSLNHHDIWSLRGVGLAGDRLPMILGCDASGVDPDGNEVVLYPVIPDPGDPRGLSLLSERHPGTLADRVAVPRANLVPKPSGLSFAEAACLPTAWLTAYRMLTTRGRVDAGESVLVQGAGGGVATAAVMLAVALGKRVYATSRDPGKRERIAALGATAVEPGARLPERVDVVIETVGAATFDHSLKSAAPGARIVVSGATAGHEPPVNLRRVFAMQLEILGSTMGTPAEMAELLGLLVQRGIRPVVDGTYPFSEVRTAFARLLSGDAFGKVVVEHGG from the coding sequence GTGTCGATCATGCGTGCCGCCTACGCCTCGAAGTTCGACGCCGACGATCCGCTCGCCGCGTTGGTCATCGGGGATCGGCCGGAGCCGGCCCATCCGGAGCCGGACTGGGTGACGGTGCAGGTCCGGGCCAGCTCGCTGAACCATCACGACATCTGGTCGCTGCGCGGGGTCGGACTGGCCGGCGACCGGCTGCCGATGATCCTCGGCTGTGACGCCTCGGGTGTCGACCCGGACGGCAACGAGGTCGTGCTGTATCCGGTGATCCCCGATCCGGGCGATCCCCGTGGACTCTCGCTGCTCTCCGAGCGGCATCCCGGCACGCTCGCCGACCGGGTCGCGGTGCCCCGCGCCAACCTGGTACCCAAGCCGTCCGGGCTCTCCTTCGCCGAGGCGGCCTGCCTGCCGACGGCCTGGCTGACCGCGTACCGGATGCTCACCACCCGGGGCCGGGTGGACGCCGGGGAGTCGGTGCTGGTGCAGGGGGCCGGCGGCGGCGTCGCGACCGCCGCCGTGATGCTCGCGGTGGCGCTCGGCAAGCGGGTGTACGCGACCAGCCGCGACCCGGGCAAGCGGGAGCGGATCGCCGCGCTGGGCGCGACGGCGGTGGAGCCCGGGGCCCGGTTGCCGGAGCGGGTCGACGTGGTGATCGAGACGGTCGGCGCCGCCACCTTCGACCACTCGCTGAAGTCGGCCGCCCCGGGCGCCCGGATCGTCGTCTCCGGTGCCACCGCCGGCCACGAGCCGCCGGTGAACCTTCGCCGGGTCTTCGCGATGCAGTTGGAGATCCTCGGCTCGACCATGGGTACCCCGGCCGAGATGGCCGAACTGCTCGGCCTGCTGGTGCAGCGGGGGATCCGGCCGGTGGTCGACGGGACGTACCCGTTCTCGGAGGTGCGTACGGCCTTCGCCCGGCTGCTCTCCGGGGACGCCTTCGGCAAGGTGGTAGTGGAGCACGGCGGGTAG
- a CDS encoding alpha/beta hydrolase, protein MRTLDLGRGTARPLRVTIWYPARDDRPQRPAAGPGTPRRDAPVAAGRFPIVLFSHGLHSLPELHAPLTTRWASAGFVVAAPAYPHTKRAARRFDRGDIRRQPGDAWRVIQHLSRLDQGSDDSFAGHLAVTRIGAVGHSAGGYTTAGLFAPGHSAWLRGGIVIGGAGMPGATFGGPPAPLLFVHGDADRVVPLARARDAFRRVPWPKAFLTVRGQGHGEYLIPGRRGFAQVLAATTEFLRWTLYGDARARRDLPAGAADPGSTVFADGLD, encoded by the coding sequence GTGCGTACGCTCGATCTCGGTCGCGGCACCGCCCGCCCGCTCCGGGTCACCATCTGGTATCCGGCCCGGGACGACCGGCCGCAGCGCCCCGCCGCCGGGCCGGGCACGCCCCGCCGGGACGCCCCGGTCGCGGCCGGCCGGTTCCCGATCGTGCTCTTCAGCCACGGCCTGCACAGCCTGCCGGAGCTGCACGCCCCGCTGACCACCCGGTGGGCCTCGGCCGGTTTCGTGGTCGCCGCGCCGGCCTATCCGCACACGAAGCGGGCGGCGCGGCGCTTCGACCGTGGCGACATCCGCCGCCAGCCCGGTGACGCCTGGCGGGTGATCCAGCACCTGAGCCGGCTGGACCAGGGCTCCGACGACAGCTTCGCCGGGCATCTGGCGGTGACCCGGATCGGCGCGGTGGGGCACTCCGCCGGTGGCTACACCACCGCCGGGCTCTTCGCGCCGGGGCATTCGGCGTGGCTGCGCGGCGGGATCGTGATCGGTGGCGCCGGAATGCCCGGAGCGACCTTCGGCGGGCCGCCGGCGCCGCTGCTCTTCGTGCACGGTGACGCGGACCGGGTCGTACCGCTGGCCCGTGCTCGGGACGCCTTCCGCCGGGTGCCCTGGCCGAAGGCTTTCCTGACGGTACGCGGCCAGGGGCACGGCGAGTACCTCATCCCGGGCCGGCGCGGCTTCGCCCAGGTCCTGGCCGCGACGACCGAGTTCCTGCGCTGGACGCTCTACGGCGACGCCCGGGCCCGGCGCGACCTTCCGGCCGGTGCCGCCGATCCCGGCAGCACCGTCTTCGCCGACGGCCTCGACTGA